In Aspergillus nidulans FGSC A4 chromosome IV, a single window of DNA contains:
- a CDS encoding alpha/beta fold hydrolase (transcript_id=CADANIAT00000211) → MPTTQTIRVPHLGGISAGYALSGDKYDASKPTCVLINSMCMTTALYNDQFEDASLTSAVNLLAIEPLGHGSTSCATEHFTYWDSAIMALQVLDALGIQNAFALGTSQGGWIVTRMALLAPERVLGLILLGTSMDYESVDSRSKGCWDPLPLLKPFFDGWTSDAPTPDFVVEETWCKMVGAVGFGTFATEERVNFWTKTLQEVYRGDEGRKKVRMALTCLLERDGLLLRLVDIKCPVYWLQGTDDTPFATTVPAEQIKLFTRSKEAKLEIIEGGAHYLNATHPKQVDEAILELVKKYAV, encoded by the exons ATGCCGACCACGCAAACGATCCGTGTCCCCCATCTGGGCGGCATCTCAGCCGGCTACGCCCTGTCCGGCGACAAGTACGACGCCTCCAAGCCGACCTGCGTGCTGATCAACTCCATGTGCATGACGACCGCGCTGTACAATGACCAGTTCGAGGATGCGAGCTTGACCTCGGCCGTCAATCTGCTCGCAATCGAGCCACTGGGCCACGGGTCCACCAGCTGTGCGACTGAGCACTTCACCTACTGGGACAGTGCCATCATGGCCCTGCAGGTGCTCGACGCACTCGGGATCCAAAATGCGTTCGCCCTGGGCACGAGCCAGGGAGGATGGATCGTGACGAGGATGGCCCTGTTGGCGCCAGAGCGT GTGCTTGGCCTCATCCTTTTGGGCACCTCCATGGACTATGAGTCTGTGGACTCCAGGAGCAAAGGATGCTGGGATCCTCTCCCGCTGCTAAAGCCCTTCTTCGATGGCTGGACCAGTGACGCCCCGACCCCTGATTTCGTGGTCGAGGAGACCTGGTGCAAGATGGTCGGCGCCGTAGGATTCGGCACATTTGCTACCGAGGAGCGAGTGAACTTCTGGACGAAGACACTGCAAGAGGTGTACCGGGGCGATGAAGGCCGCAAGAAAGTGCGCATGGCGCTGACGTGTCTCCTCGAGCGAGATGGGTTACTATTGAGGCTGGTTGATATCAAATGTCCAGTCTACTGGCTGCAG GGCACGGATGATACACCGTTTGCCACAACAGTGCCGGCAGAGCAGATTAAGCTCTTCACCCGGTCTAAAGAAGCCAAGCTGGAAATTATCGAGGGCGGCGCGCACTACCTGAATGCTACTCACCCAAAGCAAGTTGACGAGGCTATCTTggagctggtcaagaagTACGCCGTCTAA
- a CDS encoding uncharacterized protein (transcript_id=CADANIAT00000207): protein MPHETVPSDTIYGPGTYVDETFLPAPQDACRIFEYLASSTPGFTTDRALWETIHFSGSEHPVIPGPIKAPLVSAALHAMCGVVAHEIVQDRDGTPAASQTVNVNTDHAAIWLGTVLAATLNVDGTRKDMSEVARSGELRSLFDRDFEGGFMSTPMRQRTTALYKTATPGVWYQLHGSLDAPPVLRALGIDPEYPAKTSHEAYKHIAQRIEQWTADELEMLNIKNGFCGSICFTPKGWSETLMGKRLASHPLVNYKRQTHAIPTPVVPWRQVEDGDDRRPLAGIKVVELVRIIAGPIIGSTLAAFGADVIRVNCSRLVDLNVLQLTLNAGKRTIDLDLTLESDRTRLRELLADADVFVQGFRPNAIARKGFGVNDLLEIAGHRGKGIVYVEENCYGPDGPYHERPGWQQIGDAASGSSYVMGRSLGYKDGTSVLPPLPISDMNTGLIGALGTLMALRDRARYGGSYRVASSLVKADVIALEPEVGLYSPAVVEKASEIFQWGHIGPEQFVTEILLVVMDGWKRVFPQYFGTGEESLLTSFESGEGPWVNMSILRPVVRLGDEGVSPRWLTPSVPNCFHDKGIQWL from the exons ATGCCCCATGAAACAGTCCCCAGTGACACCATCTACGGCCCAGGAACATACGTAGACGAGACATTCCTGCCAGCCCCGCAAGATGCTTGCCGAATCTTCGAGTACCTTGCGTCCAGCACACCAGGCTTCACTACCGACAGAGCCCTCTGGGAGACCATCCATTTCAGCGGCTCAGAACACCCCGTAATCCCTGGTCCCATCAAAGCGCCTCTCGtctctgcagctcttcatgCAATGTGTGGTGTTGTCGCGCATGAGATTGTCCAGGATCGCGACGGTACCCCAGCAGCGTCACAGACAGTTAATGTGAATACTGATCACGCGGCTATCTGGCTGGGCACGGTTCTCGCTGCGACACTGAATGTTGACGGTACAAGAAAGGATATGAGTGAGGTTGCGCGATCGGGTGAACTGCGTTCTCTTTTCGATAGGGATTTTGAAGGAGGGTTCATGTCAACGCCCATGCGTCAGCGCACAACAGCCTTATACAAGACCGCCACACCGGGCGTCTGGTACCAGCTCCATGGATCCCTTGATGCGCCGCCCGTCTTGCGAGCATTGGGGATTGACCCCGAGTACCCCGCAAAAACATCGCACGAAGCATACAAGCACATAGCGCAGCGGATAGAGCAATGGACAGcggatgagctggagatgctaAATATCAAAAACGGCTTCTGCGGAAGCATCTGCTTTACGCCAAAGGGGTGGAGTGAGACGCTTATGGGGAAACGCCTTGCCAGCCATCCGCTCGTGAACTACAAGAGGCAGACACACGCGATTCCGACACCGGTTGTGCCATGGCGAcaggttgaagacggcgacgaTAGGAGGCCGTTGGCCGGGATCAAAGTTGTTGAGCTGGTGAGGATCATAGCAGGTCCCATTATTGGGAGCACCCTTGCGGCATTTGGGGCAGACGTTATTCGCGTGAACTGTAGTCGGTTGGTGGATTTGAAT GTCCTTCAGTTAACCCTCAACGCCGGGAAACGAACGATAGACCTCGATCTCACCCTCGAGTCTGACAGGACTCGACTACGTGAACTCCTCGCCGACGCAGATGTCTTCGTCCAAGGGTTCCGCCCCAACGCCATCGCGCGCAAGGGATTCGGCGTGAACGACCTCCTCGAGATCGCTGGCCATCGTGGCAAAGGGATCGTCTACGTCGAAGAGAACTGCTACGGTCCTGACGGCCCGTATCACGAAAGGCCCGGGTGGCAACAGATCGGTGATGCAGCTTCAGGATCGTCGTATGTTATGGGCCGGAGTCTTGGATACAAAGATGGCACGAGCGTTCTTCCGCCCTTGCCTATCTCAGACATGAATACTGGTCTTATTGGGGCGCTGGGAACGCTCATGGCGCTGCGGGATCGGGCGAGGTATGGAGGCTCGTACCGAGTCGCAAGTTCTCTCGTCAAAGCGGATGTCATTGCACTTGAGCCTGAGGTTGGACTTTATAGCCCTGCGGTGGTGGAGAAGGCTAGTGAGATCTTTCAATGGGGACATATCGGGCCAGAGCAGTTTGTCACAGAGATTCTGCTGGTGGTTATGGatgggtggaagagggtatTCCCGCAGTACTTCGGAACTGGGGAGGAGAGTCTGCTGACTTCTTTTGAGAGCGGCGAGGGGCCGTGGGTGAATATGAGTATTTTGAGGCCGGTGGTGCGGTTGGGCGATGAGGGAGTCAGCCCAAGGTGGCTGACGCCGTCGGTACCGAACTGCTTCCATGACAAGGGGATCCAGTGGCTCTAG
- a CDS encoding uncharacterized protein (transcript_id=CADANIAT00000212) — MADNDSLQPWTLATVVSVTVLAFVTVALRLLARYERKQKLWWDDWMILWSMVYTPLGNVGWNLIVVAFIFLMYHNGMGLHADTMPPGKVVLVAKYLVVAEVLYVYNLVWTKMSILLFYYRIFRFPYFKRWAYIISTFIVLWVICITFLFIFICVPVEKLWYPQLPGRCINQVATWIANAISTIVTDLAILMLPIPQIWSLQLRSSEKMALTFAFGLGFFVVFASAYRFSVLFSYDPLDSTYTLAPTVGWTAIEMSAGIVSACLPTLRPAFHFFFRILGLQSIMPSLLRTGQSQTTTTNIVGNDVSLGTSKTAQTSAGRANRRSFYHLPDEDDSLESEHGSPPFRPEYDSAHTKIVVQGKGQEGDLTGDEVPLQGIRVQREFTQRDS, encoded by the exons ATGGCTGACAACGACAGCCTCCAACCATGGACGCTAGCCACTGTCGTTTCTGTCACCGTCCTGGCCTTTGTGACTGTTGCTCTGCGGCTGCTCGCCCGGTATGAACGGAAACAAAAGCTCTGGTGGGACGACTGGATGATTCTTTGGTCGATGGTATACACCCCCCTTGGAAACGTT GGCTGGAACCTGATCGTCGTCGCCTTTATCTTTCTTATGTACCATAACGGCATGGGCCTCCATGCAGATACAATGCCTCCTGGGAAAGTCGTTCTCGTGGCCAAGTATCTGGTCGTCGCAGAGGTCCTGTACGTCTACAATCTGGTCTGGACTAAAATGAGCATTCTGCTCTTCTACTACCGCATCTTTCGTTTTCCTTACTTCAAACGCTGGGCGTACATTATCAGCACGTTCATTGTCCTCTGGGTCATCTGCATTACTTTCttattcatcttcatctgcgTCCCCGTCGAGAAACTCTGGTACCCGCAGCTGCCCGGCCGCTGCATCAACCAGGTGGCCACCTGGATCGCCAATGCAATCTCTACCATTGTCACTGATCTCGCCATCCTCATGCTCCCGATCCCCCAAATTTGGAGTCTGCAGCTTCGCTCGTCCGAGAAGATGGCATTGACCTTCGCTTTCGGTCTTGGGTTCTT CGTAGTCTTTGCGTCCGCCTATCGTTTCAGCGTCCTTTTCTCCTACGATCCCCTTGACTCCACCTATACCCTCGCGCCGACAGTGGGATGGACTGCGATCGAGATGTCCGCAGGCATCGTCTCAGCCTGCCTACCCACCCTACGCCCGGCGTTCCATTTCTTTTTCCGGATTCTAGGACTTCAATCGATCATGCCCTCCCTGCTCCGCACCGGCCAATCGCAAACAACAACCACCAATATCGTAGGCAATGATGTCAGTCTGGGCACATCGAAGACAGCGCAGACCAGTGCCGGGCGAGCGAACAGACGCTCCTTCTACCATCTTCCTGATGAGGACGATTCGTTGGAGTCAGAACACGGTAGTCCGCCCTTCCGCCCAGAGTATGATAGTGCTCACACGAAAATTGTAGTTCAAGGGAAAGGCCAGGAAGGCGACTTGACCGGAGATGAGGTGCCATTGCAAGGAATCAGGGTTCAGCGAGAATTTACTCAGCGCGACTCTTGA
- a CDS encoding putative extracelular serine carboxypeptidase (transcript_id=CADANIAT00000213): MLLSLLPLFAGVSLAATYQAYNFSVPIDHFHNETRYAPHSNGTFNLRYWFDSTYYQPGGPVFVIAAGETDGEDRFEFLSQGIVTQLAEAYNGLGVILEHRYYGESYPFPGADVTVDELRFLSTEQSLADYAYFAKHVIFPGLEAYDLTAPNTPWIAYGGSYAGAQVAFMRKLYPSIFHGAVSSSGVTAAIIDYWKYFEPIRNYGPRDCIESIQTLTDLIDRILIDHPGNRTLHAQLQSAFGVNPAIDNRDFVNMLSTPLGSFQSRNWDPSVGSYEFRHYCDNITSTEPLYPANNATALLPGLVKAAGYNASNTTLLSSFRNSIGYISSSSSSAESESAEDDNDNGTSLPKSSGTSWNYQVCTEWGYFMPGSSVPPNIKPLISRLIDLNYTSSFCASSYKIPFPPNVTLINQHGGFNFSYPRVAIIGGTADPWRDATPHAEGLPGRESTDEEPFILIDIEPEHVWDGIRGAVHHWDQNGLPEGANESEGVEVPEEIVAVQKEIVRFVGGWLDSFEAGEDL; encoded by the coding sequence ATGCTCCTCTCACTGCTCCCCCTCTTCGCAGGGGTCTCTCTCGCTGCCACATACCAGGCATACAACTTCTCCGTCCCCATCGACCATTTTCATAACGAAACTCGCTATGCGCCGCACTCCAACGGCACGTTCAATTTACGCTACTGGTTCGACAGCACCTACTACCAACCGGGCGGCCCCGTCTTCGTTATCGCCGCCGGCGAGACAGATGGTGAGGACCGGTTCGAGTTTCTCTCCCAAGGAATCGTCACTCAGCTGGCCGAGGCGTACAATGGGCTCGGTGTGATCCTCGAGCACCGGTACTACGGAGAGAGCTACCCGTTTCCTGGGGCGGACGTGACGGTGGATGAGCTGCGCTTCTTGTCGACAGAGCAAAGTCTTGCCGACTACGCCTACTTTGCAAAGCATGTCATTTTCCCTGGGCTGGAGGCGTACGATCTGACGGCGCCGAACACGCCGTGGATCGCATATGGGGGATCGTACGCCGGCGCACAGGTGGCGTTCATGCGCAAGTTGTACCCGTCCATCTTCCACGGCGCAGTGTCGTCGTCTGGCGTCACGGCCGCCATTATCGACTACTGGAAATATTTCGAGCCAATCCGGAACTACGGGCCTCGAGACTGTATCGAGTCGATCCAGACCCTCACCGATCTTATCGATCGGATCCTGATAGACCATCCCGGCAACAGGACACTACATGCGCAGCTGCAGTCGGCATTTGGCGTGAACCCGGCTATCGACAACAGGGATTTCGTGAACATGCTCTCGACACCGCTGGGCAGTTTCCAGTCTAGGAACTGGGATCCTAGCGTCGGAAGCTATGAGTTCAGACACTACTGTGACAATATCACCAGCACTGAGCCTCTGTACCCCGCAAACAATGCCACTGCTCTTTTACCGGGCTTAGTAAAGGCGGCCGGGTACAATGCGTCGAATACGACgctgctctcttctttccgcaATTCTATCGGGTATATcagttcttcttcgtcgtccgCTGAGTCCGAGTctgccgaagacgacaaTGACAACGGGACATCCCTTCCCAAATCATCAGGGACAAGCTGGAATTACCAGGTCTGCACAGAATGGGGCTACTTCATGCCCGGATCCAGCGTTCCCCCCAACATAAAACCCTTGATCTCGCGTCTTATCGACCTGAACTACACCTCATCTTTCTGCGCATCCTCTTACAAGATACCCTTCCCGCCTAACGTGACGCTTATCAATCAGCACGGTGGGTTTAATTTCAGTTACCCTCGCGTGGCGATTATTGGGGGCACGGCGGACCCGTGGCGTGATGCGACGCCTCATGCGGAGGGACTGCCAGGACGCGAATCGACTGATGAAGAGCCCTTTATCCTTATTGATATAGAGCCTGAACATGTCTGGGACGGGATTCGAGGGGCGGTGCATCATTGGGATCAAAACGGGTTGCCTGAGGGAGCAAACGAGAGCGAGGGAGTGGAAGTGCCGGAGGAGATCGTGGCGGTGCAGAAAGAGATTGTGAGGTTTGTTGGGGGTTGGTTGGATAGCTTTGAGGCTGGCGAGGATCTATAA
- a CDS encoding uncharacterized protein (transcript_id=CADANIAT00000208), protein MSSLYSDCSAMSFRTKARYIEATVASSTASFAASNAATNYATATTYIRTALEAIAKTATGRMDAESCAAVLGGCLVGAETAASEAAKAAENARAAAVIAEEAASAATEIAYINVSGWALNESFSAGTDNISVLDDEEFETDSVLAEWTALKADWAKYPGEEEVEDEDNEYDTPCSTGSYASLYTLAHDETIKAQHPGFIVIGASAKPSFSKD, encoded by the coding sequence ATGTCTTCCCTTTACTCTGACTGCTCCGCCATGTCATTTAGGACGAAGGCCAGATACATCGAAGCCACAGTGGCgtcctcaacagcctcctttGCAGCCTCAAACGCAGCAACCAATTACGCTACGGCAACAACATATATCCGGACAGCGCTGGAAGCAATTGCAAAGACTGCAACCGGCCGGATGGATGCCGAATCCTGTGCGGCTGTCCTAGGAGGTTGCCTTGTTGGAGCGGAAACCGCTGCGTCAGAGGCCGCAAAGGCAGCAGAGAATGCGCGCGCGGCTGCCGTGATCGCCGAAGAGGCTGCCTCGGCTGCTACCGAAATTGCCTATATCAATGTATCTGGATGGGCTTTAAATGAAAGTTTCTCCGCGGGTACTGACAATATTAGTGTcctcgatgatgaggagttCGAGACGGATAGCGTGCTTGCGGAATGGACCGCTCTCAAGGCTGACTGGGCCAAATatcctggagaagaagaggttgaagatgaggataaTGAGTACGATACTCCGTGTAGTACAGGGAGCTACGCATCTCTTTACACGCTTGCCCACGACGAAACAATCAAGGCGCAGCACCCCGGCTTTATCGTCATTGGAGCCTCTGCGAAACCTTCTTTCTCCAAAGATTAA
- a CDS encoding uncharacterized protein (transcript_id=CADANIAT00000210) gives MASYMPLAVYIHDGESHRTYTTTPFNVRNTVTNSNNPNSVNGNITRNIAYNITNTIMHVNASTSGLVPATQHFLDDRTRRIHQQVRALSPFPGMFEHGHGIHESPDGFLRPAQGWICGFIDYKVAIFVKPEGDYFAARMFYQMRMGDLFELERMANERNTPRVGSFGHGLWLAPDGSLKFGYGIVMQAFRNAILAILQTPSEPDAAPVTGFAGKDPHPAYRPVLRFG, from the coding sequence ATGGCCAGTTATATGCCTCTTGCTGTCTATATCCACGACGGCGAGAGCCATCGTACCTACACTACTACCCCTTTCAACGTGCGCAACACCGTCACCAACAGCAATAATCCAAACAGTGTCAATGGCAACATTACCCGGAACATTGCCTACAATATAACGAACACCATTATGCACGTCAATGCCTCTACCAGCGGCCTTGTCCCTGCAACCCAACACTTCCTCGACGACCGAACCCGCCGCATCCACCAGCAAGTCCGCGCTCTGTCCCCCTTCCCCGGCATGTTCGAACATGGCCACGGGATTCACGAGTCCCCTGATGGCTTTTTACGCCCTGCTCAGGGCTGGATTTGTGGCTTCATCGACTACAAAGTTGCTATTTTCGTCAAACCCGAAGGAGACTATTTCGCCGCTCGCATGTTCTACCAGATGCGGATGGGCGATCTCTTCGAGCTCGAGCGTATGGCCAATGAACGGAACACTCCCCGGGTCGGCAGCTTTGGACATGGGCTCTGGCTGGCTCCGGACGGGAGTTTGAAGTTTGGGTATGGGATTGTTATGCAGGCCTTTCGTAACGCGATTTTGGCTATTCTGCAGACCCCGTCTGAGCCTGATGCTGCGCCAGTTACCGGATTTGCGGGCAAGGACCCGCACCCTGCTTATCGGCCTGTGTTGCGCTTTGGCTAG
- a CDS encoding uncharacterized protein (transcript_id=CADANIAT00000209), protein MFRKIDVALWAALAAHQVPFCSGYNFAPDQDPSITDPRIPVLFDVPVPEKLLPSPANPVAGHWTSSFLTTTTGSQYFFASGVVLSSPEQTAGYGFSLLDLATLNRVTHSNMTTLAHAGIAPINFISTAYAISSLPPDDAAIAVHGIADNISVDLTVHQTSRALYYGGSGAWMYVDKPLYGWAMPAASTSGNISMPIPPGASPADEDDIDVEIATEIIDPSASLTWYDHLWGHLDLQAGNLTWFNLFVNDRPGGELNLALVSYMLDSIEPPFFSRSIHVRSRNRNESGLAIIPVDRFEPITDPNTVWKSPRSGLVYPQRWELGIEGRGLLEISSVLGDQEMVDPGSGAVTYLGFVTVKGVIDGKNVTGYGSAEVKFVQRLP, encoded by the exons ATGTTCCGCAAGATTGATGTCGCGCTGTGGGCTGCCCTTGCAGCCCACCAAGTCCCCTTCTGTTCGGGCTATAACTTCGCACCCGACCAGGACCCTTCCATCACAGAC CCCCGAATTCCCGTTCTGTTCGACGTTCCAGTTCCTGAAAAACTgctccccagcccagccaaCCCCGTCGCCGGTCACTGGACCTCCTCCTTTTTAACGACAACAACCGGATCGCAGTATTTCTTCGCCTCGGGCGTGGTGCTATCTTCACCCGAGCAGACCGCCGGCTATGGATTCTCCCTCTTGGACCTTGCAACCCTCAACCGCGTCACGCATTCGAACATGACCACCCTCGCGCACGCAGGAATTGCTCCTATCAATTTCATCAGCACAGCGTACGCAATATCGAGCCTTCCGCCGGACGACGCGGCCATTGCTGTTCACGGCATCGCAGACAATATCTCTGTCGATTTGACCGTTCACCAGACATCGCGTGCACTATACTACGGCGGATCCGGCGCCTGGATGTATGTCGATAAACCCCTGTATGGCTGGGCCATGCCGGCCGCCAGTACATCGGGCAACATCTCCATGCCTATTCCTCCTGGTGCCTCTccggctgatgaggatgacatTGATGTGGAGATCGCCACTGAGATCATTGACCCATCTGCCTCGCTTACCTGGTACGACCATCTCTGGGGGCATCTGGACCTGCAGGCTGGCAACCTCACCTGGTTCAACCTGTTTGTCAACGACCGCCCCGGCGGCGAACTCAACCTGGCGCTCGTCTCTTATATGCTCGACAGCATCGAGCCGCCCTTTTTCTCTCGAAGCATCCACGTCCGGAGTCGCAACCGCAACGAGAGCGGCCTCGCCATCATTCCCGTGGACCGGTTTGAGCCTATCACGGATCCCAACACTGTTTGGAAATCTCCGCGCTCTGGCCTGGTCTATCCGCAGCGTTGGGAACTAGGAATCGAAGGGCGAGGGTTGCTGGAGATCAGCAGTGTGTTGGGTGACCAAGAAATGGTGGATCCGGGCAGCGGCGCGGTTACGTACCTTGGATTTGTGACTGTCAAGGGCGTCATTGATGGCAAAAATGTTACTGGATATGGGAGTGCAGAGGTGAAGTTTGTTCAGCGGCTGCCCTAG